Within Cucumis melo cultivar AY chromosome 4, USDA_Cmelo_AY_1.0, whole genome shotgun sequence, the genomic segment TCAGTagagaaaattgaaaatttgggTTTTGAGTTGCAAAAGAACAGATTGAGTGAGAGTGAAGAACACTATTTTTTGACGTGCTTTAGTGTGTTTTAGTTTAACCTCTGCCGAAGATGGTTGGcatctaaaaaaaatcaattcattCCGCATTTTCTCCATAATTTTTGTCATTCATCCGGCGGACTCTtacaaaaagtttcaaatttttcTAAAGATATGTGTAATAGACGCAAGACCGGGATTTTGTGTTGCACTGCCGGCCGCCGGAATAATCTGTCGGACGATTGTCGCCGTATTATGTTCGTCACCTTTTAATCTCTgcataaaccctaaaccctaatcCCAAATGCCCATTCACAAACTTAGCCTTTTGATATACAGAATCCTCTACGCCATCCAACACAATCATCCTTCTAGTTTTCGATTTTCAGCTCTGCAATTCTCCTCTTTGTCTGCTCATTCATGGCTGTCCATGCCAGGAAAGCCCCTCATAAAGTGGCCTTCATTGCCCGACCAGCCTGCCAATACGTTGCCATCAAATTCTGCCGTCATTTCAAACCCTAACTCTGCCATTGACTTGAAATTCGAAGCAAGTTATGCGCCGAATGACTTGTCTACCATTTCTAGCATCCTTTCCGATCGCACTGTTCGGCCCGGTGCCGCGCTCGAGGATGCTTTGGACCGGACTGGAATCGTGCCGAGTTCGAGTTTGTTGGAAGCTGTGTTCGATCATTTTGATTCGTCTCCTAAGTTCTTGCACTCGCTGTTTCTTTGGGCTGCGAAGAAATCTGGATTTCGCCCCTCTGCAGCATTGTTCAACCGTCTGATCAACGTGCTTGCGAAATCGAGGGAGTTTGATTCTGCTTGGTCTTTGATAACTTCTCGTCTACTTGGAGGTGAAGAGTCCTTTTTGGTTTCGGTGGAGGTTTTCGTGATATTGATCAGGCGGTATGCTCGTGCAGGTATATTTTTAACGAGACTACATTTCGGTATTTCTGTATGGATTTGGTTGattttccatttgtttttaCCCGTCCCAGGATATGAAAATTCATATTTGGAAATCACAATCCTTCGCCATTCCAATATAAGGGTTATAATCATCTTGATATTTTCACTCTCTACTATTGAATGTTCTTGTTAGAGATAACGGTTTGATTTGTATTTTCGTTTTTGTTCTTATGCGATGATCATTGCTTCAGGCATGCTTCAACCTGCTATTCGAACGTATGAATTTGCTTGCAACCTAGAAACAATTTCAGGGACCGGCTCCGAGGGATTGTTTGAGATTTTACTGGATTCACTCTGCAAAGAAGGCCATGTCAGGGTAGCTTCCGAGTATTTCAATAGGAAAAGGGAAATGGGTTCAAGCTTTGAACCGTCAATTCGAGCATATAATATACTTCTAAATGGATGGTTTCGGTCAAGAAAGCTTAAACATGCTCAGAGGCTCTGGTTTGAGATGAAGAAGAACAATATATCTCCCACTGTTGTTACGTATGGCACTCTAATAGAAGGGTACTGTCGAATGCGTAGTGTCGAAATTGCCATTGAATTGGTGGATGAGATGAGGAGGGAAGGTATTGAGCCAAATGCAATCATATATAATCCAATAGTTGATGCACTTGGGGAAGCTGGGAGGTTTAAAGAGGCACTTGGAATGATGGAGCGGTTCATGGTTTTGGAGCAAGGTCCGACTATCTCAACGTACAATTCTCTCATCAAGGGATATTGCAAAGCAGGAGATCTTTCTGGGGCTAGCAAGATCCTTAAGATGATGATTGGTAGAGGATTCACTCCGACCCCGACCACTTATAACTATTTCTTCAGATTCTTCTCTAAATACGGTAAAATTGAGGAGAGTATGAACCTTTACAATAAAATGATTGAATCAGGATATGCGCCAGATAAACTTACATATCACTTGTTGCTGAAGATGTTATGTGAAGAGGAGAGGTTAAACCTTGCAGTTCAAGTTTGCAATGAAATGAAGGCTAGAGGGTTTGACATGGATTTAGCTACAAGCACCATGTTAATGCATTTGCTATGCAAGATGCATAAGTTTGAAGAAGCTTTTGCAGAATTTGAGCACATGATTCATCGAGGAATTGTTCCTCAATATCTTACTTTCTGCAGATTGCACGATGAATTCTTGAAACGTGGATTGACAAAAATGGCATCTAAGCTGCAAGAGATGATGTCTTCGGTTCCTCATTCAGAGAAGTTGCCCGATACCTATAATCAAACTCCTGATTCTGTTCGTGCTAGAAGAACATCTATTATGCGTAAAGCTGAGGCAATGTCTGAAATGTTGAAGGTCTGTAATGACCCTAGAGAGCTTGTCAAACGCAGAAGTCCATCTGAAAATGCTGTATTTAGTGCAAATAAGTTGATAGATGATATCAAGAAGAAGGCCAACCCTGGAACTTTTTAAAACCATCTACTTAAATTTTGATGTTGCTGGCAAATAACTTTGCATTAGCTCAACAAAAAATGACTTGCGCTACATAATTTTTCCATAGGAATCTTTGGAGAAACACGAATATATGGACCAGTTTCACAGGCATGTGCAGATGTTTGGCGAGGGGATAAACATAC encodes:
- the LOC103503801 gene encoding pentatricopeptide repeat-containing protein At5g11310, mitochondrial, with amino-acid sequence MPIHKLSLLIYRILYAIQHNHPSSFRFSALQFSSLSAHSWLSMPGKPLIKWPSLPDQPANTLPSNSAVISNPNSAIDLKFEASYAPNDLSTISSILSDRTVRPGAALEDALDRTGIVPSSSLLEAVFDHFDSSPKFLHSLFLWAAKKSGFRPSAALFNRLINVLAKSREFDSAWSLITSRLLGGEESFLVSVEVFVILIRRYARAGMLQPAIRTYEFACNLETISGTGSEGLFEILLDSLCKEGHVRVASEYFNRKREMGSSFEPSIRAYNILLNGWFRSRKLKHAQRLWFEMKKNNISPTVVTYGTLIEGYCRMRSVEIAIELVDEMRREGIEPNAIIYNPIVDALGEAGRFKEALGMMERFMVLEQGPTISTYNSLIKGYCKAGDLSGASKILKMMIGRGFTPTPTTYNYFFRFFSKYGKIEESMNLYNKMIESGYAPDKLTYHLLLKMLCEEERLNLAVQVCNEMKARGFDMDLATSTMLMHLLCKMHKFEEAFAEFEHMIHRGIVPQYLTFCRLHDEFLKRGLTKMASKLQEMMSSVPHSEKLPDTYNQTPDSVRARRTSIMRKAEAMSEMLKVCNDPRELVKRRSPSENAVFSANKLIDDIKKKANPGTF